Proteins from a genomic interval of Yoonia sp. GPGPB17:
- a CDS encoding 3-oxoacyl-[acyl-carrier-protein] synthase III C-terminal domain-containing protein, with translation MEIVGIGSYLPQELLQSTQCDDRFGWPTGHVAALTGVRARHVCDDSENQIAMGVAAAKAALADAGVDARDIGLIIGAAAVPYQPIPATAPAYQAGLGIGDGAAFAFDVNATCLGFVTALDMVENMLVRGGHTHALIVSSEVASRALPWADHPEIAGLFGDGAAAVVVTAGPTPLVTAFETHPSGFDKCGIGAGGTRFDFRADAAQFAAHSLFDMDGKALFRLSATVFVPFVDRLLAKAGWTKDDVDLVVPHQASPAALQHMIRQCGFDAERVVDICADVGNQIAASIPFALATAKERLSPGTKVLMLGTSAGVSFGGAAVTF, from the coding sequence GTGGAAATTGTTGGTATTGGATCATATCTGCCCCAAGAGCTGTTGCAGTCGACGCAATGTGATGACCGCTTTGGTTGGCCAACAGGGCATGTTGCTGCCTTAACGGGGGTACGGGCGCGCCATGTCTGTGATGACAGCGAGAATCAGATCGCAATGGGCGTGGCAGCAGCAAAAGCAGCTCTGGCGGATGCAGGCGTGGATGCGCGTGACATAGGCCTGATCATTGGCGCAGCGGCTGTGCCATATCAGCCGATCCCAGCAACAGCGCCCGCCTATCAGGCTGGGTTGGGTATCGGCGATGGTGCGGCCTTTGCCTTTGATGTAAATGCCACTTGTCTGGGCTTTGTGACAGCACTTGATATGGTCGAAAACATGCTGGTGCGCGGCGGCCATACCCATGCTCTTATTGTTTCCTCCGAGGTGGCATCCCGTGCCCTGCCATGGGCGGACCACCCTGAAATTGCGGGGCTTTTTGGCGATGGGGCAGCAGCGGTGGTTGTGACTGCCGGTCCGACACCTTTGGTAACGGCCTTTGAAACACATCCAAGTGGCTTTGATAAATGCGGGATCGGGGCTGGGGGGACGCGTTTTGATTTTCGCGCTGATGCGGCCCAATTCGCCGCACACAGCCTGTTTGATATGGATGGCAAAGCGCTGTTTCGGCTGAGTGCCACTGTCTTCGTTCCTTTTGTTGATCGCCTGCTGGCCAAGGCTGGGTGGACAAAAGATGATGTCGATCTGGTGGTGCCACACCAGGCCAGCCCCGCAGCACTGCAACATATGATCCGACAATGCGGCTTCGACGCAGAACGTGTGGTCGATATCTGCGCCGATGTTGGCAATCAGATCGCGGCTTCCATTCCCTTCGCTTTGGCAACAGCCAAAGAGCGCCTTTCGCCCGGCACGAAGGTATTAATGCTGGGTACCTCGGCTGGTGTGTCCTTTGGCGGTGCCGCGGTAACATTCTGA
- a CDS encoding NAD-dependent epimerase/dehydratase family protein, whose product MAVLVTGATDFLGSHLAMALRDRGVVVTGRDRGKLARLTALGLRGLPMDLAFHVSAADRDRIGPVEAVVHCAGLSSPWGRQSAFQAANVDATQHLLELSRQLGAKRFVFVSTASVYFQFCDQDGLREGDLPPEFVNAYATTKHQAEIAVLAHGDLSPVVIRPRGIYGAGDTTLLPRLMRVAARRRMPCFSPAGATDVTHVDDVVAACIAALDAPDDMGGAIFNVSGGVGVALPDVITAACIATGVTPRWRDLPFAPTLATVRMMERLAKCMPGYPEPPVTAYALGILRYRQTMNIDAAKKQLNWQPQVSFQEGVARTFKDGALRPGVL is encoded by the coding sequence ATGGCGGTTCTGGTAACAGGTGCAACGGATTTTCTAGGGTCACATCTGGCAATGGCGCTGCGGGACCGGGGCGTTGTTGTAACAGGCCGTGATCGGGGCAAGTTGGCCCGTCTGACAGCACTTGGGCTGCGCGGCTTGCCAATGGACCTGGCCTTTCACGTATCTGCGGCTGATCGTGATCGGATTGGCCCTGTAGAGGCCGTGGTGCATTGTGCGGGGCTTTCGTCGCCGTGGGGGCGTCAATCTGCATTTCAGGCCGCAAATGTCGATGCAACGCAACATCTGTTGGAACTGTCGAGGCAGTTGGGCGCAAAACGTTTTGTCTTTGTGTCAACGGCAAGTGTTTATTTCCAGTTTTGCGATCAGGATGGGCTGCGGGAGGGGGACCTTCCGCCAGAATTCGTGAACGCCTATGCGACAACGAAACATCAGGCAGAGATTGCTGTACTCGCTCATGGTGATTTGAGCCCCGTTGTGATCCGCCCCCGAGGTATCTACGGGGCAGGGGACACGACCCTATTGCCACGCTTAATGCGGGTGGCAGCACGGCGACGCATGCCGTGTTTCTCACCAGCCGGTGCCACGGATGTAACGCATGTGGATGATGTCGTTGCGGCCTGCATAGCGGCGCTGGATGCGCCGGACGACATGGGCGGTGCGATATTCAACGTGTCGGGCGGTGTGGGCGTTGCTTTACCTGACGTCATAACGGCGGCCTGTATAGCCACAGGCGTCACACCGCGCTGGCGCGATTTACCCTTTGCGCCAACCCTTGCCACTGTGCGCATGATGGAACGCCTTGCCAAGTGCATGCCGGGTTATCCCGAGCCACCAGTTACCGCCTACGCCCTTGGTATTCTGCGCTACCGTCAGACGATGAATATCGACGCGGCAAAAAAGCAGCTCAACTGGCAACCTCAGGTCAGCTTCCAGGAAGGTGTTGCGCGCACTTTCAAGGACGGCGCGCTGCGCCCAGGGGTGCTATGA
- a CDS encoding MBL fold metallo-hydrolase: MIRPIFTNTASFTTRAGLILRGGKGKLTLPVRCGLIVHPTLGPVLIDAGCGPRLTDDPKRSFGLRLYNRMLGPVIHHHTSPMALLAAHGFAPTDVVRIFVTHLHADHIAYLEAFPNARFVTDNVGTGGIRHGVFPELLPDDFATRQEMLRDSPKGALPFALGDGFDLFDDGTVLGVPLPGHARGHYGLCFTGAQPLLYAVDAQWLMPGIMEDRIPGFPANLLAHDPAALRDSVALVRRFALAGGMVVLCHDPTPNPYDWSPGDV, translated from the coding sequence ATGATCCGCCCGATTTTCACCAACACGGCATCATTTACGACGCGGGCGGGCCTGATCCTGCGCGGCGGCAAGGGCAAACTGACGCTCCCAGTGCGCTGTGGGCTGATTGTGCATCCTACGCTGGGACCGGTGTTGATTGATGCCGGGTGCGGGCCACGGTTAACGGATGACCCAAAGCGCAGTTTCGGACTGCGCCTTTACAATCGTATGCTTGGTCCAGTCATCCACCATCATACCAGCCCCATGGCCCTTTTGGCTGCACACGGGTTTGCGCCCACGGATGTGGTGCGCATTTTTGTCACTCATTTGCATGCTGACCATATTGCCTATCTTGAGGCATTCCCGAACGCGCGTTTCGTGACCGACAATGTCGGCACTGGCGGTATCAGGCACGGCGTTTTTCCTGAGCTTCTGCCAGATGATTTTGCGACCCGCCAAGAGATGCTGCGCGACAGTCCCAAGGGGGCACTGCCCTTCGCACTTGGTGACGGGTTTGATCTTTTTGACGATGGCACCGTGCTGGGCGTGCCTTTACCGGGTCATGCGCGCGGACACTACGGCCTTTGCTTCACAGGCGCGCAGCCTCTGCTTTATGCGGTAGATGCGCAATGGCTGATGCCCGGCATCATGGAAGACCGCATTCCCGGTTTCCCGGCCAACCTATTGGCGCATGATCCGGCTGCTTTACGCGACAGTGTGGCCTTGGTTCGGCGTTTCGCGCTGGCAGGCGGCATGGTCGTGCTGTGCCATGATCCAACCCCCAACCCATATGATTGGTCGCCGGGCGATGTTTGA
- a CDS encoding CoF synthetase: MIQPPTHMIGRRAMFDLRHALLAYWSARRIRTRAQLDALRGKRLARWLRDAVPKVPFYRQHKGERLEDLPIVDKSMLMADFAAFNTAGVTAEQGGQAFETTRQIGDFIVGASTGTSGNRGLFVISQAERFRWLGTILAKALPGFWRQKHRVAVLLPLNTPLYDSANRLQRLKLRFFDLGADWEADLCVFDPTVVIAPPKVLRQIAEGALPVSPQRVFAGAEALDDLDKQVIGAFFKQPLGQIYMATEGLLAVSCAQGSLHLCEDTMHFELPAFGDDPNLREVIISDFSREVQIMARYRMNDLIRLGPPCACGLPHRTVAQVVGRADDCFHLPGGMITPDVMRNAVVDADRKITDYRIVQTDAATIEITIPFGCDIQAVLRAMQKVLERRCVQAEVTVSQAHILPDMSRKLRRVENRHRPHS; the protein is encoded by the coding sequence ATGATCCAACCCCCAACCCATATGATTGGTCGCCGGGCGATGTTTGATCTGCGTCATGCGCTTTTGGCCTATTGGTCTGCACGACGTATCAGAACCCGCGCGCAGCTAGATGCCTTGCGGGGCAAACGATTGGCGCGCTGGTTGCGTGATGCGGTGCCGAAGGTGCCATTTTATCGCCAGCATAAGGGTGAGCGGCTGGAAGACTTGCCCATTGTCGATAAATCCATGTTGATGGCCGATTTTGCCGCGTTCAATACCGCCGGGGTAACGGCAGAGCAGGGTGGGCAGGCCTTTGAGACAACCCGTCAGATCGGCGATTTCATTGTCGGAGCCAGCACTGGCACCAGCGGTAACCGCGGTCTTTTCGTGATTTCTCAGGCCGAGCGGTTTCGGTGGCTGGGCACAATTCTTGCCAAGGCGCTGCCGGGTTTCTGGCGCCAAAAACACCGGGTGGCGGTTCTGCTGCCATTGAATACGCCGCTTTATGACAGCGCAAACCGGTTGCAACGCCTGAAGCTGCGTTTTTTTGATCTTGGGGCCGATTGGGAGGCTGATTTATGTGTGTTCGATCCGACCGTCGTCATAGCGCCACCAAAGGTCCTGCGACAGATCGCCGAAGGGGCGTTGCCCGTGTCACCGCAGCGGGTTTTTGCAGGGGCTGAAGCGCTGGATGATCTTGATAAGCAAGTGATCGGTGCGTTTTTCAAGCAACCTCTCGGACAGATCTATATGGCGACCGAAGGGTTGTTGGCGGTGTCCTGTGCCCAAGGTTCGTTGCACCTGTGTGAAGACACGATGCATTTTGAACTACCCGCCTTTGGTGATGATCCCAACCTGCGTGAGGTGATCATCAGCGACTTCAGCCGCGAGGTACAGATCATGGCGCGCTATCGGATGAACGATCTGATCCGTTTGGGCCCACCCTGCGCATGCGGTCTGCCGCATCGGACAGTGGCCCAGGTTGTGGGGCGCGCGGACGATTGCTTTCATCTACCCGGCGGCATGATAACGCCGGATGTTATGCGCAACGCGGTTGTAGACGCGGACCGGAAGATCACAGATTATCGGATCGTGCAAACCGATGCCGCGACAATAGAAATTACGATCCCCTTTGGGTGCGATATCCAAGCGGTCTTGCGCGCGATGCAAAAGGTTCTTGAGCGGCGGTGTGTGCAGGCAGAGGTGACAGTCTCACAGGCGCATATCCTTCCCGATATGTCGCGCAAGCTGCGGCGGGTGGAAAACCGGCATAGGCCGCATTCGTGA
- a CDS encoding ATP-grasp domain-containing protein, which translates to MARLLDEAGHHVVMADSLRWPISAVSKACTAYVRLPAANGPLQAYAAAVRKALRVHDIDLVIPTCEEVFHLVRAWAQADMPARLYAPEFDLLAAAHNKYAFVQLAASLGLNVPQTWQLTGASDIAALTTPLDALVFKPVWSRFATRVLVRPSSVSIRPSAEDPWVAQHFVAGQEVCAYALAYDGRLVACAAYAPIYRAGTGAGIAFAPDHDPAVADFVRRFVEGTGWHGQLSFDFIRQHDGKIVAIECNPRATSGIHFFTSADDFASGLLSGQGCHPDIAYPLAVKLALALYGPLQNPRGIWRDTKHLQDVIAWPGDPRPFRRQILATLEMAAVALRHRIGLTTATTHDIAWDGDQSP; encoded by the coding sequence ATGGCGCGACTGTTGGATGAGGCTGGCCATCATGTGGTGATGGCCGACAGCCTGCGCTGGCCAATCAGTGCGGTCTCAAAAGCTTGCACCGCCTACGTCCGTTTGCCAGCAGCCAATGGACCTTTGCAGGCCTACGCGGCGGCGGTGCGCAAAGCCCTGCGGGTTCATGACATTGATCTGGTCATCCCGACCTGTGAAGAGGTCTTCCACCTTGTGCGGGCATGGGCTCAGGCAGACATGCCTGCACGCCTCTACGCCCCGGAATTTGATCTGCTGGCGGCCGCCCATAACAAATACGCATTTGTACAATTGGCCGCGTCGCTTGGGCTCAACGTGCCGCAAACATGGCAATTGACGGGGGCTAGCGATATCGCCGCCCTGACGACGCCCCTGGATGCATTGGTGTTCAAACCTGTCTGGTCGCGCTTTGCGACGCGTGTGCTGGTCCGGCCATCCTCGGTATCAATTCGACCATCTGCTGAAGACCCGTGGGTCGCGCAGCACTTTGTCGCTGGGCAGGAAGTCTGCGCCTACGCCTTGGCCTATGACGGTCGGCTTGTAGCTTGCGCGGCTTACGCGCCGATCTATCGTGCGGGCACCGGGGCAGGGATTGCCTTTGCACCAGATCATGATCCGGCCGTTGCGGATTTTGTCAGGCGGTTTGTCGAAGGTACCGGCTGGCACGGGCAGCTTTCGTTTGATTTTATCAGACAGCACGACGGCAAAATCGTTGCGATTGAGTGCAATCCCCGCGCGACAAGCGGCATCCATTTTTTTACCTCAGCAGATGACTTTGCTAGCGGACTGTTGAGTGGACAGGGTTGCCATCCGGACATCGCATATCCTCTTGCGGTGAAACTGGCGCTGGCGCTTTACGGTCCGCTGCAGAACCCCCGCGGCATCTGGCGGGATACTAAGCATTTGCAAGACGTGATTGCGTGGCCTGGCGATCCTCGCCCGTTCCGGCGCCAGATCCTTGCGACACTTGAAATGGCAGCGGTTGCGTTGCGGCATCGCATTGGTTTGACCACAGCAACGACCCATGACATCGCATGGGATGGGGATCAAAGCCCATAG
- a CDS encoding GNAT family N-acetyltransferase — protein sequence MANDPSLVANLVKVISRGPSTALITNLDIEMLAYDVVSVSFPLSISDPPNCYICSPSTAYIDYAQEETRHFTANPVLHKTLTGIIKSCRPLMRATGLDHQVQPNNWLFSTNPVPSIDHSIAEALRDDLIQRHPNRAIVIRSLNPVADQHSMTSLQGAGFQMLPARQIYLVDPAQAKPPSADMKRDAKMLANTNYAQVDAHRFSAEDWTRAAALYHMLYIDKYTVLNPQYTPGFLAQAHQIRLLQIVGLRGPDDTLDGVLGMFTNGRTMTVPLLGYDTGKPQKTGLYRMLNAIAQSQAAHHGFFYNLSAGAAAFKRHRNAVPAIEYTAVYVRHLRVSARISTRIVQSVLTRLGVPIMQRYGL from the coding sequence GTGGCAAATGACCCTTCGCTTGTTGCAAATCTGGTCAAAGTCATCAGCCGGGGTCCAAGCACCGCGCTGATCACAAACCTTGACATCGAAATGCTGGCGTATGATGTGGTAAGCGTCAGTTTCCCACTCAGTATCAGTGATCCGCCAAACTGCTATATCTGCAGTCCCAGCACAGCCTATATTGATTATGCCCAGGAGGAGACACGCCACTTCACCGCCAATCCAGTGTTGCACAAAACACTGACCGGCATCATCAAAAGTTGCCGTCCATTGATGCGCGCCACCGGGCTGGACCATCAGGTGCAACCGAACAACTGGCTGTTCTCGACAAACCCCGTTCCATCAATAGATCACAGCATTGCGGAAGCACTGCGCGATGATTTGATTCAGCGGCACCCGAACCGGGCGATTGTCATACGCTCTCTCAACCCGGTGGCTGATCAACACAGCATGACATCACTGCAAGGGGCAGGCTTTCAGATGCTGCCTGCACGGCAGATCTATCTGGTTGACCCGGCGCAGGCTAAACCACCCTCGGCGGACATGAAGCGTGATGCCAAAATGCTGGCAAACACCAATTACGCCCAGGTTGATGCCCACCGCTTCAGCGCCGAGGATTGGACCCGTGCAGCCGCGCTCTATCATATGCTTTACATCGACAAGTATACCGTCCTTAATCCCCAATATACGCCCGGTTTTCTTGCGCAGGCCCATCAAATCAGGCTTTTGCAGATTGTCGGCTTACGCGGGCCGGATGACACGCTGGATGGTGTATTGGGCATGTTTACGAACGGGCGCACGATGACCGTTCCGTTATTGGGATATGATACGGGTAAACCACAAAAGACAGGCCTTTACCGGATGTTGAATGCAATTGCGCAGTCTCAGGCAGCGCATCATGGGTTTTTCTATAACCTCAGCGCAGGGGCCGCCGCATTCAAACGCCATCGCAACGCGGTACCAGCGATTGAATATACAGCTGTCTATGTTCGACATCTGCGCGTATCTGCACGCATCAGCACGCGGATCGTGCAATCTGTACTTACCCGCCTGGGTGTTCCCATCATGCAACGCTATGGGCTTTGA
- a CDS encoding calcium/sodium antiporter — protein MIALTTYELFVLAAGAMAFGLYLLIKGGDWTVDAAVFVAERTGLSPLFIGATIVSFGTSVPELFTSVNANLQGYPGISLGNVLGSNVANILLVLGATAFVFKVTADPRHLVKDLTMMLFATAIMAYGMLTDSFSHVFGLIMFAILVAFVVYQYTTDSIVLEDDDDDETGPRITTMKAAVVILLGGLAALAVGSELLVKGAVQTGTAIGVPEAVIGITVVAFGTSLPELSTCIAAARKQSVGLILGNIIGSNTFNILSIIALTAAIKPLAVDPVLLGMQLWVTVAVAVVFAIWMLIIGKITKPVGIVMMAAYVLFIAVQYLQPHMAA, from the coding sequence TTGATTGCACTCACCACCTACGAGCTTTTTGTGTTGGCCGCAGGCGCGATGGCGTTTGGCCTTTATTTGCTGATCAAAGGTGGGGATTGGACGGTTGATGCAGCCGTTTTCGTTGCAGAACGCACCGGCCTGTCACCGCTGTTCATTGGTGCCACCATTGTGTCTTTCGGCACATCGGTGCCCGAGTTATTCACATCCGTGAACGCCAACTTGCAGGGATATCCGGGGATTTCGCTGGGCAATGTGCTGGGGTCAAACGTGGCCAACATCTTGTTGGTTCTCGGTGCGACTGCCTTTGTTTTCAAGGTAACGGCAGACCCACGGCATCTGGTAAAGGACCTGACCATGATGCTGTTTGCAACAGCAATCATGGCATACGGCATGCTGACCGATAGTTTCAGCCACGTCTTTGGTCTTATCATGTTCGCCATTTTGGTGGCCTTTGTTGTCTACCAGTACACGACAGATAGCATCGTGTTGGAAGACGACGACGACGATGAAACCGGGCCACGTATCACCACCATGAAAGCTGCGGTCGTGATCTTGCTGGGCGGTCTTGCGGCGCTTGCCGTAGGGTCAGAACTGTTGGTCAAGGGGGCGGTACAGACCGGCACAGCCATCGGTGTACCAGAGGCCGTGATCGGTATCACGGTCGTGGCATTCGGCACATCCTTGCCCGAGCTTTCAACCTGTATCGCAGCGGCGCGCAAGCAGTCGGTTGGGTTGATTCTGGGAAATATCATCGGATCAAATACGTTCAATATCCTGTCAATCATCGCATTGACGGCCGCAATCAAACCATTAGCTGTCGATCCTGTGTTGCTTGGCATGCAACTGTGGGTGACCGTTGCTGTCGCTGTCGTATTCGCCATCTGGATGTTGATTATCGGCAAGATAACCAAGCCTGTTGGGATCGTGATGATGGCAGCTTATGTGCTCTTTATCGCGGTGCAGTATCTGCAGCCACATATGGCTGCGTAA
- a CDS encoding TRAP transporter permease yields the protein MSTDTQKDDQTEGPVLADGVDDEPVEHNRRIFTGRTYLVIAGISAFYALFHMAALNGWSIRGWTGIDIPFLPVFPMETWNFRIVHIAGALILGFTLYSARAFPDKDADPHSPLDYLAYAALLPALYACYTALGFAADIQGGVMWNGIDEGIRNTEIYHYGYPLITATIAGIVLGWVRPRVRGTIAPADLVLSVCGIAVAMYLITIFGTLMRNSTGTAFAPIGMSLAAVAGTALIMELTRRVAGMALIIIAGVFLVYVFVGDLLPGFLNAPDITWQRFFSQVYTDAGILGPTTAVSSTYIILFIIFAAFLQASKVGDYFVNFAFACAGRARGGPAKVAIFASGLMGMINGTSAGNVVATGSLTIPLMKKVGYKPTTSGAVEAAASTGGQIMPPIMGAGAFIMAEITGIPYTDIAIAAIIPAVLYFVSIYFMVDFEAAKLGMRGMREDELPKFKEMVRRVFLFLPIIILIGALFMGYSVIRAGTLATASAAVVSWFTPYRMGIRSVTKAFELAGIMSIQIIAVCACAGIIVGVISLTGVGARFSSVLLNIAEANQLLALFFAMCIAILLGMGMPTTAAYAVAASVVAPGLVQLGIPMLTAHFFVFYFAVVSAITPPVALASYAAAGISGSNPMATSVASFKIGISAFIVPFMFFYNGAILMDGTWFEVIRAGITAIFGVFLLSSGVQGWWVGDRAAWPIRIALLIVALFMIEGGWVSDLIGIGGAVALYFLAQMTRPKVAA from the coding sequence ATGAGTACCGATACCCAAAAAGACGACCAGACCGAAGGCCCGGTCCTTGCCGATGGCGTCGATGACGAGCCGGTCGAACACAACCGCCGCATCTTTACCGGACGCACGTATCTGGTCATCGCTGGTATCTCGGCCTTCTACGCGCTGTTTCATATGGCGGCGCTCAATGGCTGGTCGATCCGGGGTTGGACCGGAATTGATATCCCCTTTCTGCCCGTCTTTCCCATGGAGACATGGAACTTCCGCATCGTGCATATTGCGGGCGCGTTGATCCTTGGGTTCACACTGTATTCAGCACGCGCCTTTCCTGATAAAGACGCTGACCCGCACAGTCCATTGGACTATCTGGCCTACGCCGCTCTACTTCCAGCCCTCTATGCCTGTTATACCGCTCTTGGCTTTGCCGCAGACATTCAAGGCGGCGTGATGTGGAACGGCATTGATGAGGGTATCAGGAACACTGAAATCTATCACTACGGCTATCCGCTGATCACAGCGACGATTGCCGGGATCGTGTTGGGCTGGGTCCGCCCCCGCGTGCGCGGCACCATCGCCCCCGCTGATCTGGTGCTGAGCGTTTGCGGCATTGCTGTTGCTATGTATCTCATCACGATCTTTGGCACGCTAATGCGGAACTCAACCGGCACGGCCTTCGCCCCTATTGGCATGAGCCTTGCGGCGGTCGCAGGCACAGCACTTATCATGGAACTGACCCGCCGCGTTGCCGGCATGGCGCTAATCATCATCGCGGGCGTTTTCCTTGTTTATGTGTTCGTTGGCGATCTGTTGCCCGGTTTCCTGAACGCACCCGACATCACATGGCAGCGCTTCTTCAGCCAGGTCTACACAGATGCGGGCATTCTGGGACCGACAACTGCAGTGTCATCCACATACATCATCCTGTTCATTATCTTTGCGGCCTTCCTGCAGGCGTCCAAAGTTGGCGATTACTTCGTCAACTTTGCCTTTGCCTGTGCGGGGCGCGCACGCGGTGGTCCCGCGAAAGTGGCCATCTTTGCCTCTGGCCTGATGGGCATGATCAACGGGACATCTGCCGGTAACGTCGTGGCGACGGGTTCGCTCACGATCCCACTGATGAAAAAGGTCGGCTACAAACCAACGACCTCTGGCGCGGTTGAGGCCGCGGCCTCGACTGGTGGGCAAATCATGCCGCCAATCATGGGCGCTGGTGCCTTCATCATGGCCGAGATTACGGGCATTCCCTATACAGATATCGCGATCGCGGCGATCATTCCGGCGGTCCTCTACTTCGTCTCCATCTACTTCATGGTGGATTTTGAAGCGGCGAAACTGGGCATGCGCGGTATGCGAGAAGACGAGTTACCCAAATTCAAAGAGATGGTGCGCCGCGTGTTCCTGTTTTTGCCGATCATCATCCTGATTGGCGCGCTGTTCATGGGGTACTCGGTCATCCGGGCTGGGACCTTGGCTACCGCATCCGCCGCCGTCGTCAGCTGGTTCACACCTTACCGCATGGGCATCCGCTCGGTCACCAAGGCGTTTGAACTGGCAGGTATCATGTCGATCCAGATCATCGCGGTCTGTGCCTGTGCGGGGATCATTGTCGGTGTCATCTCGCTGACGGGCGTTGGCGCGCGTTTCTCATCCGTGCTTTTGAACATTGCCGAAGCCAACCAATTGCTCGCACTCTTCTTTGCGATGTGTATCGCGATCCTGCTGGGCATGGGGATGCCGACAACAGCGGCTTATGCGGTTGCGGCCTCGGTCGTGGCACCTGGCCTCGTGCAGCTAGGCATTCCGATGCTGACCGCGCACTTCTTTGTGTTCTACTTCGCGGTTGTTTCGGCCATCACGCCGCCGGTGGCCTTGGCCAGTTATGCCGCGGCAGGCATATCAGGATCGAACCCCATGGCGACATCCGTGGCCTCGTTCAAAATCGGTATCTCGGCCTTCATCGTGCCGTTCATGTTCTTCTACAACGGCGCGATCTTGATGGACGGGACGTGGTTCGAAGTTATCCGTGCCGGGATCACTGCCATCTTCGGTGTGTTCCTGCTGTCATCTGGCGTCCAGGGCTGGTGGGTCGGCGACCGGGCGGCCTGGCCGATCCGGATCGCCCTGCTGATCGTGGCGCTGTTCATGATCGAGGGCGGCTGGGTGTCCGACCTGATTGGTATCGGCGGCGCCGTGGCACTGTATTTTCTGGCCCAGATGACACGGCCAAAAGTCGCGGCCTAG
- a CDS encoding TAXI family TRAP transporter solute-binding subunit has protein sequence MKLAALIATTALTATTAFADGHTADWPESFTVGTASQGGTYFAYGSGWANLVAEELGLTGGGEVTGGPMQNMALVHTGDAQFGMTTMGPAAESIAGTNPIAPGLQMTNACAMFPMYQTPFSVTALSSSGITSIDEIPDGARIGFGPAGSTSDTYFPRMMEELGVNFERRNGGWNDLGGQLQDGLLDVIAFAAGVPVPAVSQLEVQTDVNIIEFTEEEQAQIQAAFPVASFDIAADTYTTLESDARSVSMWNFAIANCDLPASFVKAAVDVVMSDNERMVNIHRAARSTLPENYTKNAGVLPWHPGAAEWFIENAGADIPADQIFGN, from the coding sequence ATGAAACTCGCAGCACTTATCGCGACAACGGCCCTGACGGCCACAACCGCATTTGCCGACGGCCACACAGCCGATTGGCCAGAAAGCTTTACAGTCGGCACGGCATCCCAAGGCGGCACATATTTCGCCTATGGGTCCGGCTGGGCGAACCTGGTCGCAGAAGAGCTGGGCCTGACAGGTGGCGGTGAAGTCACCGGTGGCCCCATGCAGAACATGGCACTTGTGCACACAGGTGACGCACAGTTCGGCATGACAACAATGGGTCCAGCAGCGGAATCCATCGCTGGCACGAACCCAATTGCACCCGGTCTGCAAATGACCAACGCTTGTGCAATGTTCCCTATGTACCAGACACCATTCTCGGTCACGGCATTGTCTTCATCCGGCATCACATCCATCGATGAGATCCCTGACGGCGCACGCATCGGCTTTGGCCCGGCTGGCTCCACATCCGACACATACTTCCCGCGGATGATGGAAGAGCTTGGCGTGAACTTCGAGCGCCGCAACGGCGGTTGGAACGACCTTGGTGGTCAGTTGCAGGATGGCCTGCTGGACGTGATCGCATTTGCGGCTGGTGTGCCAGTGCCTGCCGTATCGCAGTTGGAAGTGCAGACAGACGTCAACATCATCGAATTCACAGAAGAAGAGCAGGCCCAGATTCAGGCAGCCTTCCCAGTGGCCTCTTTCGATATCGCGGCTGACACCTACACAACACTGGAGAGCGATGCGCGTTCCGTGTCCATGTGGAACTTTGCAATCGCGAACTGTGATCTGCCCGCGTCCTTCGTCAAAGCAGCTGTCGATGTCGTCATGTCCGACAACGAGCGTATGGTGAACATCCACCGTGCGGCACGGTCCACATTGCCAGAGAACTACACAAAGAACGCAGGCGTTCTGCCATGGCACCCCGGTGCGGCGGAGTGGTTCATTGAGAACGCAGGCGCAGACATCCCTGCTGACCAGATCTTTGGCAACTAA